One genomic window of Erinaceus europaeus chromosome 7, mEriEur2.1, whole genome shotgun sequence includes the following:
- the CDKN1B gene encoding cyclin-dependent kinase inhibitor 1B, with the protein MSNVRVSSASPSLERMDPRQAEYPKPSACRNLFGPVNHEELTRDLEKHCRDMEEASQRKWNFDFQNHRPLEGKYEWQEVDKGSLPEFYYRPPRPPKGACKVPALESLDVNGTRQPGPLNGSPANSEDTHLDPKTDAADSQAGLGDQCAGARKRSAADDSSSQNKRANRTEENVSDGSPNAGSVEQTPKKPGLRRRQT; encoded by the exons ATGTCAAACGTGCGTGTGTCGAGCGCGAGCCCGAGCCTGGAGCGCATGGACCCCCGGCAGGCCGAGTACCCCAAACCCTCCGCCTGCAGGAACCTCTTCGGCCCGGTCAACCACGAAGAACTGACCCGGGACTTGGAGAAGCACTGCCGAGACATGGAAGAAGCCAGTCAGCGCAAGTGGAATTTCGACTTTCAGAACCACAGGCCCCTGGAGGGCAAGTACGAGTGGCAAGAGGTGGACAAGGGCAGCTTGCCCGAGTTCTACTACCGACCCCCGCGGCCCCCAAAGGGCGCTTGCAAGGTGCCGGCGCTGGAGAGCCTGGATGTCAACGGAACCCGCCAGCCCGGACCTTTGAATGGGTCCCCGGCGAACTCAGAGGACACACACCTAGACCCAAAGACTGATGCCGCGGACAGCCAGGCGGGACTCGGGGACCAGTGCGCGGGGGCGAGGAAGCGGTCAGCAGCAGATG ATTCCTCTTCTCAAAACAAAAGAGCCAACAGAACAGAAGAAAATGTTTCAGACGGTTCCCCGAATGCTGGTTCAGTGGAGCAGACGCCCAAGAAGCCCGGGCTCAGAAGACGGCAGACGTAA